In the genome of Eulemur rufifrons isolate Redbay chromosome 27, OSU_ERuf_1, whole genome shotgun sequence, one region contains:
- the LOC138375786 gene encoding complement factor H-related protein 2-like isoform X2 yields the protein MQFGCCSMLLLINVILILWVSIVRGQGLCFFPFVENGHSASSGQAHMEGDTVQIVCDKGYSLQHNESTISCAESGWSTPPKCRPSNPQGKCGTPPAIDNGDITSFPLRAYAPGSTVEYQCQNLYVLQGDKRITCRNGQWSEPPKCLEACVISEEIMEKYNITFRWRERKKLYAQTGESVEFVCKYRYHPAPTSQPFRATCQEGNLAYPSCEKDTGGYWG from the exons ATGCAGTTTGGATGCTGTAGCATGTTGCTCTTAATCAATGTCATCCTAATCTTGTGGGTATCCATTGTTCGGGGACAAG GactgtgtttctttccttttgtggAGAATGGTCATTCTGCATCTTCAGGACAAGCACACATGGAAGGTGACACCGTACAAATTGTTTGTGATAAAGGCTACAGTCTTCAACACAATGAGAGCACCATTTCATGTGCAGAAAGTGGCTGGTCCACTCCCCCCAAATGCAGACCCTCCA ATCCTCAAGGAAAATGTGGGACCCCTCCAGCTATTGACAATGGAGACATTACTTCATTCCCATTACGAGCCTATGCTCCAGGCTCGACAGTTGAGTATCAATGTCAGAACTTGTATGTACTTCAGGGTGACAAGCGCATAACATGTAGAAATGGACAGTGGTCAGAACCACCAAAATGCTTAG aGGCGTGTGTAATATCAGAAGAAATCATGGAAAAATATAACATAACATTCAGGTGGAGAGAACGAAAAAAGCTTTATGCCCAAACAGGTGAAAGTGTTGAATTTGTGTGTAAATACAGATACCATCCAGCACCAACATCTCAACCATTTCGAGCAACATGTCAGGAGGGGAATCTGGCGTATCCCAGTTGTGAAAAAGACACAGGTGGTTATTGGGGTTAA
- the LOC138375786 gene encoding complement factor H-related protein 2-like isoform X1 translates to MQFGCCSMLLLINVILILWVSIVRGQVGLCDFPKINHGILYDEEKAFFPIYMGKFFYYSCEYNFVSPSKSFWTRITCTEEGWWPTPKCLRLCFFPFVENGHSASSGQAHMEGDTVQIVCDKGYSLQHNESTISCAESGWSTPPKCRPSNPQGKCGTPPAIDNGDITSFPLRAYAPGSTVEYQCQNLYVLQGDKRITCRNGQWSEPPKCLEACVISEEIMEKYNITFRWRERKKLYAQTGESVEFVCKYRYHPAPTSQPFRATCQEGNLAYPSCEKDTGGYWG, encoded by the exons ATGCAGTTTGGATGCTGTAGCATGTTGCTCTTAATCAATGTCATCCTAATCTTGTGGGTATCCATTGTTCGGGGACAAG tgggACTTTgtgattttccaaaaataaaccaTGGAATTCTCTACGATGAAGAGAAGGCATTTTTCCCGATTTACATGGGGAAATTTTTCTACTACTCCTGTGAATATAATTTTGTGTCTCCTTCAAAATCCTTCTGGACTCGCATAACGTGCACAGAAGAAGGGTGGTGGCCAACACCCAAGTGTCTCA GactgtgtttctttccttttgtggAGAATGGTCATTCTGCATCTTCAGGACAAGCACACATGGAAGGTGACACCGTACAAATTGTTTGTGATAAAGGCTACAGTCTTCAACACAATGAGAGCACCATTTCATGTGCAGAAAGTGGCTGGTCCACTCCCCCCAAATGCAGACCCTCCA ATCCTCAAGGAAAATGTGGGACCCCTCCAGCTATTGACAATGGAGACATTACTTCATTCCCATTACGAGCCTATGCTCCAGGCTCGACAGTTGAGTATCAATGTCAGAACTTGTATGTACTTCAGGGTGACAAGCGCATAACATGTAGAAATGGACAGTGGTCAGAACCACCAAAATGCTTAG aGGCGTGTGTAATATCAGAAGAAATCATGGAAAAATATAACATAACATTCAGGTGGAGAGAACGAAAAAAGCTTTATGCCCAAACAGGTGAAAGTGTTGAATTTGTGTGTAAATACAGATACCATCCAGCACCAACATCTCAACCATTTCGAGCAACATGTCAGGAGGGGAATCTGGCGTATCCCAGTTGTGAAAAAGACACAGGTGGTTATTGGGGTTAA